Proteins from a genomic interval of Nitrospinaceae bacterium:
- a CDS encoding sigma 54-interacting transcriptional regulator, producing the protein MPIRNLTTEERYQGILRIDRVLNSSLDLDVVLGRVATELKAILPLDHVALLLINSDEKSYTWANITSGGEEGVDLPDKDIPLEGGTLGWFIEHRSEVPYVIYQDLLRERPFAEDEIVFQRGIRSGVRVPLIIEDEVFGELAVASFEPNCFTEEMAQFLSDVAPHIATAVANARAYATLQASQENLHKEALLLRSELKFFSETDFVGSSRGMADLKDMIRRVAQTEVTVLILGETGTGKELVAHAIHNLSARREKLMVKVNCAALQDTLLLSELFGHEKGSFTGAVERKIGRFELAHQGTIFLDEIGELPMEAQVKVLRVMQEREFERVGGTRTIQADTRIVTATNRDLEAEVENGRFRQDLFFRLNVIPIRVPPLRERKEDILDLVEHFVRKYGPGMNRLIKRIDPRAMERLMRYDWPGNVRELENVVERGLVLGSGDTLRFNKQLLGDPQAARPDTEEFSTMEGHERSYILKVLERTGGVVSGEKGAAKILDMKPTTLQSRMKKLGIKPQKSYGVVEDVAG; encoded by the coding sequence TTGCCGATTCGGAATCTTACCACCGAGGAGCGTTATCAGGGCATCCTGCGCATCGACAGGGTGTTGAACTCAAGTCTCGATCTTGACGTGGTGCTCGGTCGTGTTGCAACCGAGCTAAAGGCTATTTTACCTCTCGACCACGTTGCCCTGCTCTTAATTAACTCTGATGAAAAAAGCTACACCTGGGCCAATATCACCTCGGGCGGAGAGGAGGGGGTGGATCTTCCGGACAAAGATATCCCCCTTGAGGGCGGAACGCTCGGCTGGTTTATCGAGCATCGATCTGAGGTGCCTTATGTAATTTATCAGGATCTTCTTCGGGAGCGCCCGTTTGCCGAGGATGAAATTGTTTTCCAGCGCGGCATTCGGAGTGGTGTGCGCGTTCCTCTTATTATCGAGGATGAGGTGTTTGGAGAACTCGCGGTGGCGAGTTTTGAGCCTAATTGTTTTACCGAGGAGATGGCTCAATTTCTCTCCGATGTTGCGCCGCACATTGCTACGGCTGTGGCGAACGCCCGGGCGTATGCCACGCTTCAGGCCAGCCAGGAAAATCTTCATAAAGAGGCTCTTTTGCTTCGGAGCGAGTTGAAGTTTTTCTCGGAGACAGATTTTGTGGGCTCAAGCCGGGGGATGGCCGATCTTAAGGATATGATACGGCGGGTGGCCCAGACCGAAGTGACGGTGCTTATTCTGGGCGAGACAGGAACGGGAAAAGAACTAGTGGCTCATGCCATACATAATTTGAGTGCGCGGCGCGAAAAGTTGATGGTGAAAGTAAATTGCGCGGCGCTTCAGGACACGCTTTTGCTAAGTGAGTTGTTTGGCCACGAAAAGGGGTCTTTCACTGGTGCGGTGGAAAGGAAGATCGGTCGGTTCGAGCTGGCCCACCAGGGCACTATTTTTCTTGACGAAATTGGCGAGTTACCGATGGAGGCTCAAGTTAAGGTGCTCCGGGTGATGCAGGAGCGTGAATTTGAGCGTGTAGGGGGGACGCGGACTATTCAGGCCGATACCCGGATCGTTACTGCTACGAACCGTGATTTGGAGGCGGAGGTTGAGAACGGTCGATTCCGGCAAGATTTGTTTTTCCGCCTTAACGTTATACCAATCCGGGTGCCTCCGCTGAGGGAGAGAAAAGAAGATATCCTAGATTTGGTTGAGCATTTTGTTCGAAAATATGGGCCCGGAATGAACCGGCTCATCAAGAGAATAGATCCGAGGGCAATGGAGCGGCTGATGCGCTACGATTGGCCGGGAAATGTGCGTGAGCTGGAAAATGTTGTGGAGCGCGGGTTGGTCCTGGGTTCGGGAGATACCTTGCGTTTTAATAAACAATTATTGGGAGATCCTCAGGCAGCCCGCCCCGATACTGAGGAATTTTCCACGATGGAAGGGCATGAGCGAAGTTATATTTTAAAAGTACTTGAACGAACGGGCGGAGTTGTCTCGGGTGAAAAGGGGGCGGCAAAGATACTGGACATGAAACCAACAACGCTTCAAAGCAGGATGAAAAAATTGGGGATAAAGCCTCAGAAAAGCTACGGCGTTGTGGAAGATGTGGCTGGCTAG
- the gmk gene encoding guanylate kinase, producing the protein MRQGHLFVLSAPSGAGKSTLIDRAILEIPNTWHSISATTRAPRDYEEEGRHYFFLSHEEFEKALGEDHFLESATVHGEFYGTPSASVDARMADGDDVIMDLDVQGALQVKQRRPEIVMIFIMPPSIEELRKRIEGRQTETEESIQRRLSIAEKEMGHRDEYDHIIVNDVIDVAYAELAKIIETYRLGKEETGP; encoded by the coding sequence ATGCGGCAAGGCCATCTTTTTGTATTATCCGCGCCCTCGGGTGCCGGAAAATCAACACTAATCGACAGAGCCATTTTGGAAATTCCCAATACCTGGCACTCCATCAGTGCAACCACGCGCGCACCCCGAGACTATGAAGAAGAAGGTCGCCATTATTTCTTCCTCTCTCATGAAGAATTCGAAAAAGCCCTCGGCGAAGATCATTTCCTTGAATCAGCCACCGTACACGGTGAATTTTACGGCACCCCAAGCGCAAGCGTAGACGCGCGGATGGCGGATGGCGACGACGTCATTATGGATTTGGACGTTCAGGGCGCGCTACAGGTAAAGCAACGTCGCCCCGAAATCGTGATGATTTTCATCATGCCACCATCTATCGAAGAGCTTAGAAAGCGAATCGAGGGCCGTCAGACTGAAACCGAGGAATCTATCCAGCGACGACTTTCCATAGCCGAAAAAGAGATGGGCCATCGGGATGAATACGACCACATTATCGTTAACGATGTCATTGATGTCGCTTACGCGGAATTGGCAAAAATTATCGAAACCTATCGCCTGGGCAAAGAGGAGACGGGCCCTTGA
- the hemW gene encoding radical SAM family heme chaperone HemW — protein MKEPKQLSLYIHIPFCIHKCGYCDFNSYAVDKLLNMGHVDENWATTYGTSLIREIECRAERLGLAGTAVDTVFFGGGTPSLFPEPETIRILETIQDTFKLSPEAEITLEANPGAAECERFEALRGAGFNRISIGMQSFNDEILSRLERVHTGNEAREAFHSTRRAGFSNVSLDLMFGTPFQSLAQATADVESALALGPEHISAYELTIEPGTNFGALHGRGELAGLPDEDTALEMWEMRDRLLSAAGYERYEISNFARKGFRCRHNLNYWLRGDYLGLGAGAHSLIAGKRIWNIARPDHYIESKDDPEVGGEDVTDPNKAIGEALMLGLRLKEGVSLGDIASRCGADPEEKFGEVFTELIDKKLLEHDNRTIRLTPRGTLLANQVLARFI, from the coding sequence ATGAAAGAGCCGAAACAACTATCCCTTTATATCCATATCCCTTTCTGCATCCATAAATGCGGGTATTGCGACTTCAATTCATACGCAGTGGACAAACTGCTAAACATGGGACACGTGGACGAGAATTGGGCCACCACCTATGGGACATCGCTTATCCGGGAGATCGAGTGCAGAGCAGAGCGTCTAGGCCTAGCTGGCACCGCCGTCGATACGGTCTTTTTCGGCGGCGGCACCCCATCGCTTTTTCCTGAACCTGAAACCATCCGCATACTTGAAACAATTCAAGACACATTCAAACTCTCCCCCGAGGCCGAAATCACCCTAGAGGCGAATCCTGGTGCGGCGGAGTGCGAGCGCTTCGAGGCCCTCCGAGGAGCAGGGTTCAATCGCATCAGCATTGGGATGCAGTCATTCAACGATGAAATACTCAGTCGCCTTGAGCGCGTCCACACGGGAAATGAGGCCCGCGAGGCTTTCCATTCGACTCGCCGTGCCGGATTTTCAAATGTCTCTCTCGATCTGATGTTCGGAACACCGTTTCAATCTCTTGCCCAGGCCACCGCAGATGTCGAGAGCGCCCTGGCCCTCGGCCCGGAACACATCTCCGCCTACGAACTCACCATCGAGCCAGGCACCAACTTCGGGGCGCTTCACGGCAGGGGAGAGCTCGCCGGCCTTCCCGACGAGGACACCGCACTCGAAATGTGGGAGATGCGGGACCGCCTGCTGTCGGCAGCGGGGTACGAGCGCTACGAGATTAGCAATTTCGCCCGCAAGGGCTTTAGATGCAGGCATAACCTTAACTACTGGCTCAGGGGAGACTATCTCGGCTTGGGTGCAGGTGCACACTCACTCATCGCTGGAAAACGCATCTGGAACATCGCCCGACCCGATCACTACATCGAATCCAAAGACGATCCGGAGGTGGGCGGAGAAGATGTCACAGATCCGAATAAAGCCATCGGCGAGGCGCTCATGCTCGGTCTTCGGCTAAAGGAGGGAGTTTCACTAGGCGACATCGCCTCTAGATGCGGCGCAGATCCTGAAGAGAAATTCGGTGAAGTGTTCACGGAATTAATCGACAAAAAACTTCTTGAGCATGATAATCGAACAATTCGCCTCACCCCGCGTGGCACGCTACTCGCCAATCAGGTGCTGGCAAGATTCATCTAA
- a CDS encoding YicC family protein, translated as MIFSMTGYGAGEAPFRDAVFSVESRSVNHRYLESSVRGPRWTLSLENEVREAVKKRFARGRFDIFIHYKESNNNAQIIDINAAKNFVTSLESLRDELGIKGEVDLALLTSFKDSLKSADTAFAADEIREPLMSALDSALSNLADMRGREGEALERDILNHLDDVERLAGEVKIHLPDAQKALTERLRDRVIKLAEGVEMNEGRIEQELIFAAERGDINEELSRLASHISQFRSLVKQGEPLGRKLDFLIQEMNRESNTIASKSVDLTLTQKSVDLKSALEKIREQVQNAE; from the coding sequence ATGATTTTCAGTATGACTGGCTATGGCGCAGGTGAGGCCCCCTTCCGGGACGCCGTATTTTCGGTCGAATCTCGATCCGTCAATCATCGCTACCTTGAGTCCTCCGTTCGTGGCCCGCGCTGGACCCTGTCTCTCGAAAACGAAGTGAGAGAGGCAGTCAAAAAACGCTTTGCTCGCGGTCGTTTCGACATTTTCATCCATTACAAAGAATCAAACAATAACGCTCAGATAATTGACATCAACGCAGCAAAAAACTTTGTCACCTCCCTCGAAAGCCTACGAGACGAATTGGGAATCAAAGGGGAAGTGGACCTGGCGCTTCTCACCAGCTTCAAGGACTCTCTAAAGAGCGCGGACACCGCTTTTGCCGCAGATGAAATACGCGAGCCGCTGATGAGCGCCCTTGATTCCGCTCTTTCGAACCTGGCCGACATGAGAGGGCGCGAAGGAGAGGCGCTTGAGCGTGACATTCTCAACCACCTCGATGATGTCGAGCGTCTCGCCGGTGAAGTCAAAATACACCTCCCCGATGCACAGAAAGCCCTTACCGAGCGCTTGCGGGATCGCGTCATCAAGCTTGCCGAGGGCGTTGAGATGAACGAGGGCCGCATCGAGCAGGAATTGATATTCGCAGCCGAGCGCGGGGATATCAACGAGGAGTTAAGCCGCCTCGCCAGCCACATCTCACAGTTTCGCTCCCTCGTTAAGCAGGGAGAACCCTTAGGTCGAAAACTAGACTTTCTGATTCAAGAGATGAACCGCGAGTCGAACACCATTGCCTCAAAATCAGTGGACCTAACACTCACACAAAAATCAGTTGACCTCAAAAGCGCCCTCGAAAAGATCCGCGAACAGGTGCAGAACGCGGAGTGA
- the coaBC gene encoding bifunctional phosphopantothenoylcysteine decarboxylase/phosphopantothenate--cysteine ligase CoaBC encodes MSEDHHPAPLAGKFVVLAVTGGIASYKSIDLARQLTLEGAEVQCVLTRNALSFVQPLPFQVLTGRAPIDKMFPIQGGRHPGDMPHISLTDLADQIVLAPATANAISKFARGYGDDFLSTLLLSARAPVIIAPAMNPRMWNSPAVIDNIRLLRSRGHIVIEPGVGRMARPEEGEGRGRMPEPADVLAEIHRVLLPRPDLAGRRLVVSAGPTRERWDAVRYLSNRSSGKMGFAIARTALARGAEVTLVSGPVSLPDPPGVKVIRIESAQEMHTAILEAWQGADAAIMAAAVADYRPARTTDDKIKKEEGGATLHLERTTDILAEMGASKGNRILVGFAAETGDLKANALRKLQDKKLDFIVANHVSGEDDAMGADASRAIIFNPSGGGEELPFQEKGLLAGKILDKLSRIWDKNT; translated from the coding sequence TTGAGCGAAGACCATCATCCCGCTCCACTGGCGGGTAAATTCGTCGTTCTTGCCGTTACAGGGGGAATCGCCTCCTACAAGTCCATTGACCTGGCGCGCCAACTAACCCTTGAGGGTGCCGAGGTGCAGTGCGTCCTCACTCGGAACGCCCTGTCTTTCGTGCAACCGCTGCCTTTCCAAGTGCTCACCGGTAGAGCGCCCATCGACAAAATGTTTCCCATCCAAGGCGGTCGCCATCCGGGAGACATGCCGCATATCTCTCTTACCGATCTTGCGGACCAAATCGTTCTCGCGCCTGCCACCGCCAACGCCATATCAAAATTCGCGCGCGGATACGGCGATGACTTTCTCTCAACCCTTCTGCTCTCAGCCCGTGCGCCGGTCATCATCGCTCCCGCAATGAATCCCCGCATGTGGAACAGCCCCGCCGTAATTGACAATATTCGGCTCCTCCGATCTCGGGGCCACATCGTAATTGAGCCCGGTGTAGGCCGAATGGCCCGCCCCGAGGAAGGCGAGGGACGGGGCCGTATGCCCGAGCCCGCCGACGTATTGGCTGAAATTCACCGGGTTCTACTACCCCGGCCTGATCTCGCTGGCCGCCGCCTGGTTGTCTCGGCTGGCCCGACCCGCGAGCGGTGGGACGCCGTACGCTATCTTTCAAATCGCTCCAGCGGAAAAATGGGCTTTGCCATCGCCCGGACCGCTCTGGCCAGAGGGGCCGAGGTCACACTCGTGAGCGGGCCGGTTTCCTTGCCCGATCCGCCCGGCGTGAAAGTCATACGGATTGAATCTGCCCAAGAGATGCACACCGCAATACTAGAAGCCTGGCAGGGAGCCGACGCCGCCATCATGGCAGCCGCCGTGGCGGACTACCGACCCGCACGGACAACCGATGACAAAATAAAAAAAGAAGAAGGCGGGGCCACCCTCCATCTTGAGCGCACCACCGATATTCTCGCCGAAATGGGTGCCTCGAAGGGCAATCGCATCCTCGTTGGCTTTGCGGCGGAAACAGGTGACCTCAAAGCGAATGCCCTGCGGAAACTTCAGGACAAAAAGCTGGATTTCATCGTTGCGAACCACGTATCAGGCGAAGATGATGCTATGGGTGCGGACGCGAGCCGGGCCATTATCTTTAATCCCTCTGGGGGCGGGGAAGAGCTCCCCTTTCAGGAAAAAGGATTACTCGCCGGAAAAATTCTAGACAAACTTTCCAGAATATGGGATAAAAATACATAA
- a CDS encoding universal stress protein produces MQSKVLIPLDGSESAELAVEEALELSSAWKSVHLILVDSSPYQARQLEGYTIYADQYAEIRKQSGMAYLQPFKERLEAVGLEVSTSVVFGDPVQVIVKSAHKNNSELLIIGESGSSWFERHAGLSKYAPRLSRQLEAAVITVQGNKKKVKAAA; encoded by the coding sequence ATGCAATCAAAAGTTCTGATACCATTGGATGGTTCTGAGAGCGCAGAGTTGGCAGTAGAAGAGGCCCTTGAATTGTCCTCTGCCTGGAAGTCTGTACATTTGATTCTGGTCGATAGTTCGCCCTATCAGGCCCGACAGCTGGAGGGTTACACCATCTATGCTGATCAGTATGCTGAAATTCGAAAGCAGTCGGGAATGGCCTATCTTCAGCCGTTTAAAGAAAGGCTTGAGGCTGTAGGCCTTGAGGTAAGTACTTCGGTTGTTTTTGGCGATCCCGTTCAGGTTATCGTTAAATCAGCTCATAAGAATAATTCTGAACTTCTAATTATCGGTGAAAGTGGAAGCAGTTGGTTTGAGCGCCACGCCGGTTTGAGTAAATATGCGCCCCGATTGTCTCGTCAACTCGAAGCTGCTGTTATCACGGTTCAGGGCAACAAAAAGAAAGTTAAAGCAGCGGCCTGA
- a CDS encoding fibronectin/fibrinogen-binding protein gives MDIFVLRAISHEINEELEGARIKRIIQPDRRTLFLTCESTRRQTHRLVLSADPTHSRIHLTDENPQAPAVPADFCRVLRNFLVGARISRIATGERERAVQITVEKTDRSNKQAWYALMAEVMGRWSNIVLVDAGTGLTLDAIRRISAEQNPSRPIVRDAAYGLPSEQDKLRFEDLNESVFLGLFNDAGIRADDGRGMNRWLVRSFASVGPEVASEIAARWQGGDGQMLWCEFYGLMKELWDGKPHPTVILNENGSPKTLVAFIPRETPSERSLSFETMNEAAKYFFTKRVSPDVFAVERDALGRKIGRHSSRLKKTLAAIERDLVESRGADEERLKGELLLENLGSVPEKASAFFSEIGGRKIEIALDPKYTVSENAQRFFRRYKKLRRRAVVAEQRGAAVREKAVFLDGLSFELEEASSPGDLETARAALLAGGFQEKRSRREGEGSTVVGRRAGEKSKGRRWRRFDATDGWQIYVGKNAMGNDALMREVGHEGDLWFHAQGVPGSHVILRTLVGRAENVAPEEAVLQAASLAAYHSKGRGGGRVNVACVPFQKVKRPRGAPPGLVHITGQRTVAASPDEATSIMALLDEIE, from the coding sequence ATGGATATTTTTGTTTTACGGGCGATTTCTCATGAAATTAACGAGGAACTTGAAGGTGCCCGGATAAAGAGAATCATTCAGCCTGATAGGCGTACGCTGTTTTTAACGTGCGAGAGCACCCGTCGGCAGACTCATCGCCTTGTCTTGAGTGCAGATCCTACGCATTCCCGGATACATCTTACAGATGAGAATCCACAGGCTCCTGCCGTTCCGGCTGATTTTTGCCGCGTTCTCCGAAATTTTCTTGTTGGCGCGAGGATATCGCGAATCGCCACAGGCGAGCGCGAGCGGGCGGTTCAGATTACGGTTGAGAAAACTGACAGGAGCAACAAGCAAGCCTGGTATGCGCTGATGGCCGAAGTAATGGGTCGCTGGAGTAATATTGTCCTCGTGGATGCAGGTACAGGGTTAACTCTCGATGCTATTCGCCGAATATCCGCAGAGCAGAATCCAAGTCGGCCCATTGTCCGGGATGCGGCCTATGGGCTTCCCTCCGAGCAGGACAAATTGCGGTTTGAAGATTTGAACGAAAGCGTATTCCTGGGTCTTTTCAATGATGCGGGTATCCGGGCGGATGACGGACGCGGTATGAATCGCTGGTTGGTTCGATCTTTTGCAAGCGTTGGTCCCGAGGTGGCCTCGGAGATAGCGGCACGCTGGCAAGGTGGAGATGGGCAAATGCTATGGTGCGAATTTTACGGGCTGATGAAAGAGTTGTGGGATGGCAAGCCTCATCCTACAGTTATTTTAAACGAAAATGGTTCTCCGAAAACGCTAGTTGCTTTTATCCCTCGTGAAACGCCTTCCGAGAGATCCCTTTCTTTTGAAACGATGAATGAGGCTGCCAAGTATTTCTTTACAAAAAGAGTTTCGCCGGATGTATTTGCCGTTGAACGTGACGCCCTTGGACGAAAAATCGGCCGTCATTCCAGCCGATTAAAAAAAACCCTCGCGGCAATTGAACGGGATCTGGTCGAGAGTCGGGGCGCTGATGAAGAGCGTCTAAAGGGAGAACTCTTGCTTGAGAATTTGGGAAGCGTTCCTGAGAAAGCGTCGGCGTTCTTTTCGGAAATTGGGGGCAGGAAAATTGAAATTGCGCTCGATCCCAAGTACACGGTTTCGGAAAATGCCCAAAGATTTTTCAGGCGCTATAAGAAATTGCGCCGCCGGGCCGTGGTAGCCGAGCAGCGCGGTGCGGCTGTTCGGGAAAAAGCGGTTTTTCTGGACGGGCTTTCATTCGAATTGGAGGAAGCTAGCTCGCCAGGCGATTTGGAAACAGCGCGAGCTGCGCTGCTGGCAGGCGGTTTCCAGGAAAAGCGTTCTCGCAGGGAAGGAGAAGGGTCTACTGTCGTGGGCCGCCGTGCAGGGGAAAAATCTAAAGGTCGGCGCTGGCGGCGGTTTGATGCTACCGATGGTTGGCAAATTTATGTGGGCAAAAATGCGATGGGAAACGACGCGCTCATGCGTGAAGTCGGGCACGAGGGAGATTTATGGTTCCATGCCCAAGGTGTTCCCGGGAGCCATGTCATTCTTCGTACTTTAGTGGGTCGGGCCGAGAATGTAGCACCTGAGGAGGCTGTTCTTCAGGCGGCCTCTCTTGCCGCGTACCATAGTAAAGGTCGCGGGGGAGGACGGGTGAATGTGGCATGCGTTCCCTTCCAGAAAGTGAAGCGCCCTCGCGGGGCACCACCTGGCCTTGTGCACATTACCGGGCAGCGCACCGTTGCCGCCTCGCCGGACGAGGCGACATCTATCATGGCGTTGTTGGATGAAATTGAGTGA
- a CDS encoding RimK family alpha-L-glutamate ligase, whose translation MRLIILCRDESLHGVRRIAEEARRRRHRVRILDPYRFLLKIDGDVLSLDFKGRPFSGGDVFMARLGAGISDHSLALVHHFVMAGNLVINSADALENSRDKLRTAQLLARAGLPAPRTAFAPDPDYLIRAFKAVGGPPVVMKLPRSTQGRGVMFADSCKEAQSIADTMWALERDVIVQEFIDSAKGSDLRIIVVGGMAIGAVRRRASKEEFRSNLHRGGSTRRARLTKEEASLAENAAAVCGLDIAGVDLLEADEGLKVLEVNAAPGFEGFERAGGLNVPSRIVEYLEMRWRDWRGDLKK comes from the coding sequence TTGCGACTAATTATTTTATGTCGGGATGAATCCTTGCATGGGGTTCGCCGCATCGCAGAGGAGGCGCGTCGACGACGTCATCGGGTTCGGATACTCGATCCTTATCGGTTTCTTCTTAAGATTGACGGCGATGTGCTCTCTCTCGACTTTAAGGGTAGGCCTTTCTCGGGTGGGGATGTTTTCATGGCCCGCCTCGGCGCTGGAATTTCTGATCATTCCCTCGCCCTTGTCCATCATTTTGTGATGGCCGGAAATCTTGTAATCAATTCTGCTGATGCACTTGAAAATTCCCGAGATAAACTCCGCACGGCACAATTATTGGCCCGAGCCGGACTGCCTGCGCCACGTACTGCGTTCGCACCTGATCCGGATTATCTGATTCGCGCTTTTAAAGCTGTGGGAGGACCGCCTGTAGTGATGAAATTACCTCGCAGCACACAGGGGCGCGGTGTCATGTTTGCCGATAGCTGTAAGGAGGCGCAGTCCATTGCAGATACAATGTGGGCTCTTGAGCGAGATGTCATCGTTCAGGAATTTATTGATTCTGCAAAAGGGTCGGATTTGCGAATTATTGTAGTCGGGGGAATGGCGATTGGCGCAGTTCGCCGGCGAGCCTCGAAAGAGGAGTTCCGCTCTAATCTCCACCGAGGGGGATCAACCCGCCGTGCCCGTCTGACGAAGGAGGAGGCGAGCCTGGCTGAAAACGCAGCGGCTGTGTGTGGATTAGATATCGCCGGAGTTGATTTGCTCGAGGCAGATGAAGGACTCAAGGTGCTTGAAGTTAACGCTGCTCCTGGATTTGAGGGGTTCGAGCGAGCTGGTGGGCTCAATGTGCCTTCCCGAATTGTCGAATATTTAGAAATGCGATGGCGGGACTGGCGGGGCGATTTAAAAAAATGA
- a CDS encoding uracil-DNA glycosylase translates to MPFDPDEKMTLDTLSEAIAGCTRCQLGHDRTNLVFGVGNPNADLVFVGEAPGRDEDKQGIPFVGRAGQMLTRMIENVIEIPRSDVYICNVLKCRPPKNRNPEPGEIDCCEPYLHKQLEIINPKIIVALGKFAAQFLFDTDTPIGKLRGKFGRYRGITTLATYHPAYLLRNSSQKRVVMDDLLKMKAVLDGAEPEMEIPD, encoded by the coding sequence ATGCCCTTCGACCCCGATGAGAAAATGACTCTCGATACGCTCTCTGAGGCGATTGCAGGCTGCACCCGCTGCCAACTCGGCCACGATCGAACGAATCTTGTCTTCGGCGTCGGCAACCCCAACGCCGATCTCGTTTTCGTCGGCGAAGCACCAGGCCGGGACGAGGACAAACAAGGTATTCCCTTCGTCGGGCGGGCGGGGCAGATGCTCACCCGAATGATCGAAAACGTCATCGAAATTCCGCGAAGCGATGTCTACATCTGCAACGTCCTCAAATGCAGGCCACCAAAAAACCGCAACCCCGAGCCCGGCGAGATCGACTGCTGCGAGCCCTACCTCCACAAACAGCTAGAAATCATCAATCCCAAGATTATCGTCGCCCTCGGCAAGTTCGCCGCCCAGTTTCTCTTCGACACCGATACCCCGATAGGCAAGCTACGCGGCAAATTTGGCCGCTACCGGGGCATCACCACCCTGGCCACCTACCACCCGGCCTATCTGCTACGAAACTCAAGCCAAAAGCGCGTCGTCATGGATGATCTCCTCAAGATGAAGGCCGTCCTCGATGGTGCCGAGCCCGAGATGGAGATACCCGACTGA